The Solibacillus sp. FSL W7-1436 genome window below encodes:
- the hemC gene encoding hydroxymethylbilane synthase has product MRKIIVGSRKSKLALTQTNWFINELKEAGVPFDFEIKEIVTKGDRILDVQLSKVGGKGLFVKEIEQALYDKEIDFAVHSMKDMPAVLPEGLIIGCIPPREDARDAFISNGHVKFADLPKGAIVGTSSLRRSAQLLQARPDLEIKWIRGNVDTRLKKLETEDFDAIILAAAGLKRLGWSDDVVTEYLDTDICLPAVAQGSLGIECRADDAELLEQLAKLTDATTWATAHAERSFLAAMDGGCQVPIAGYATVDGDQITLTGLVAAPDASVTYKETLTGTDADAVGKAVAAKLTEQGAFDLIQKVKAELDAE; this is encoded by the coding sequence GTGAGAAAAATTATTGTAGGATCTCGAAAAAGTAAATTGGCATTAACACAAACAAACTGGTTTATTAATGAGTTGAAAGAAGCTGGCGTACCATTTGATTTCGAAATCAAGGAAATTGTAACAAAAGGTGACCGCATCTTAGATGTACAGCTTTCTAAAGTTGGCGGTAAAGGTCTATTCGTTAAGGAAATCGAACAAGCTCTATATGATAAAGAAATCGACTTTGCTGTGCATTCGATGAAAGATATGCCTGCAGTATTACCTGAAGGGCTGATCATTGGCTGTATTCCTCCACGAGAAGATGCCCGTGATGCCTTTATTTCAAATGGTCATGTGAAATTTGCCGATTTGCCAAAAGGTGCAATCGTCGGTACAAGTTCATTACGTCGCAGCGCACAATTATTACAGGCACGTCCGGATCTTGAAATTAAATGGATTCGAGGAAATGTCGATACACGTCTGAAAAAACTGGAAACAGAAGATTTCGATGCGATTATTTTAGCGGCAGCAGGGCTGAAACGACTTGGCTGGAGCGATGATGTTGTAACGGAATACTTAGATACTGATATTTGCCTTCCAGCTGTTGCACAAGGTTCATTAGGGATTGAATGCCGCGCGGATGATGCGGAGCTGCTTGAGCAACTGGCGAAATTAACAGATGCCACAACATGGGCTACAGCACATGCCGAGCGTTCGTTTTTAGCTGCGATGGATGGTGGCTGCCAAGTTCCGATTGCCGGCTATGCAACAGTAGATGGTGACCAAATTACATTAACAGGTTTAGTGGCGGCTCCGGATGCTTCTGTAACGTATAAGGAAACATTGACAGGAACTGACGCGGATGCAGTTGGTAAAGCAGTTGCCGCAAAATTAACTGAGCAAGGTGCCTTTGACTTAATTCAAAAAGTAAAGGCTGAGTTAGATGCCGAGTAA
- the ccsA gene encoding cytochrome c biogenesis protein CcsA has protein sequence MTEMVMTRLYELMIILYGLCIVLYFTDYLYKNIKFRRAAFWFVSIVWVLQTLFIVLFIIETKRFPILSLYEGVFFYAWLLTTLSIVLHCIVRVDLPVFFINVLSFVFMTIHLFAPETNDQIVGNSLVSEMLLIHISFAIVSYAAFSVAFVFSLLYLILYRILKQKKLTNLWSRLPSLQQMVKWINLSTIIGIPLLLISLILGLEWAFLTLENVSVFDVKILGSFIVSIVYLIIFLLHRKGKLIGMVYAQVHIYLFLLVVINFFLGSKLSNFHLWV, from the coding sequence ATGACAGAAATGGTAATGACAAGATTATACGAGCTCATGATCATTCTCTATGGGCTCTGTATCGTACTTTATTTTACAGACTACCTTTATAAAAATATAAAATTCAGACGTGCAGCCTTCTGGTTTGTTTCCATCGTCTGGGTGTTGCAAACTCTATTTATTGTCTTATTTATCATTGAAACGAAACGATTTCCGATATTGTCATTGTATGAAGGGGTATTCTTTTATGCATGGCTCTTAACGACACTTTCAATCGTCCTGCATTGTATTGTACGGGTTGATTTACCGGTGTTTTTTATTAATGTATTGAGCTTTGTATTTATGACAATTCATTTATTTGCACCGGAAACGAATGATCAGATTGTCGGTAATTCATTAGTTTCGGAAATGCTGTTAATCCATATTAGTTTTGCGATTGTGTCATACGCCGCTTTTTCGGTTGCGTTTGTCTTCTCGCTGCTGTATTTAATTTTATATCGCATATTAAAGCAAAAAAAGTTAACGAATTTATGGTCACGGTTGCCAAGTTTACAGCAAATGGTTAAGTGGATTAATTTATCGACCATTATTGGTATTCCATTGCTATTAATAAGTTTAATATTAGGGTTGGAATGGGCATTTCTAACATTGGAGAATGTTTCCGTTTTCGATGTGAAAATTTTAGGCTCGTTTATCGTATCGATTGTTTACTTAATTATTTTTTTGCTGCATCGAAAAGGGAAATTAATCGGCATGGTATATGCACAGGTGCATATTTATTTATTTTTGCTCGTTGTCATTAATTTCTTCCTCGGCAGCAAACTATCAAATTTCCATCTGTGGGTTTAG
- the hemA gene encoding glutamyl-tRNA reductase, whose product MHTLVVGLNYKTAPVEIREKLSFIESDLPNAMEALQKQKSILENVIISTCNRTEIYAVVDQLHTGRYYIKQFLANWFNIPMEQFEDHLFIREEDESLNHLFRVTAGIDSMVLGETQILGQVKKSFLQGQEIGTTGTVYNQLFKQAVTFAKRAHNDTAIGENAVSVSYAAVELAKKIFGSLKDKHVAILGAGKMGELAIQNLYGNGVGKVTVINRTFEKAQNLASKFDGDAKAMNELQCTLLEADILISSTGATDYVIDYDLMKDVAKFRKGDPLFMVDIAVPRDLDPRIGDVPNIFLYDIDDLQGIVQANLAERERAANEITSMIQEEIIQFKDWFNTLGVVPVISALRKKAASIQEETMISIENKMPNLTERERKILNKHTKSIINQLLKTPILQAKELANEKNAEAQLALFQQIFGIEDEVQQEVQQLRPEVKSVETAKEGTLKPGFSY is encoded by the coding sequence ATGCATACATTAGTAGTAGGCCTGAATTATAAAACAGCGCCAGTAGAAATTCGTGAAAAGCTCTCGTTTATCGAATCGGATCTTCCGAATGCTATGGAAGCGCTGCAAAAGCAAAAAAGCATATTGGAAAATGTAATAATCTCTACTTGTAACCGTACTGAAATTTATGCGGTTGTTGATCAATTACACACTGGTCGCTATTATATTAAACAATTTTTGGCGAACTGGTTTAACATACCGATGGAACAGTTTGAAGATCACTTATTCATCCGTGAAGAAGATGAGTCATTGAACCATTTATTCCGTGTAACGGCTGGTATTGATTCCATGGTGCTTGGGGAAACGCAAATTTTGGGACAAGTAAAGAAAAGTTTTTTACAAGGTCAGGAAATTGGCACAACTGGTACAGTGTACAACCAATTATTTAAACAGGCCGTAACATTCGCAAAACGTGCCCATAACGATACCGCTATCGGGGAAAATGCAGTTTCAGTATCTTATGCTGCCGTGGAGCTTGCCAAAAAAATCTTTGGTTCTTTAAAAGACAAGCATGTAGCCATTTTAGGTGCCGGTAAAATGGGTGAGCTTGCAATTCAAAACCTATACGGAAATGGTGTAGGAAAAGTAACGGTGATTAACCGTACATTTGAAAAAGCTCAAAACTTGGCATCGAAGTTTGATGGAGATGCGAAAGCAATGAATGAACTGCAATGTACACTGCTTGAAGCGGATATTTTAATCAGTTCAACCGGGGCAACAGACTATGTCATCGATTATGACTTGATGAAAGATGTAGCGAAATTCCGTAAAGGTGATCCGTTATTCATGGTTGACATTGCGGTACCGCGTGATTTAGATCCGCGTATCGGCGATGTGCCAAATATATTCCTGTACGATATTGATGATCTTCAAGGAATTGTACAAGCAAACCTGGCTGAGCGTGAACGTGCGGCAAATGAGATTACGTCGATGATCCAAGAGGAAATTATTCAATTTAAAGATTGGTTTAATACACTTGGTGTCGTACCTGTTATTTCTGCATTGCGCAAAAAAGCAGCATCTATTCAAGAAGAAACAATGATCAGTATCGAAAACAAAATGCCGAATTTAACAGAGCGTGAACGCAAAATTTTAAACAAGCATACAAAATCGATTATTAATCAGCTATTGAAAACGCCGATTCTGCAAGCAAAAGAACTTGCGAACGAGAAAAATGCGGAAGCGCAGCTTGCATTATTCCAGCAAATCTTCGGTATTGAAGACGAAGTGCAGCAGGAAGTACAGCAATTGCGCCCGGAAGTAAAAAGCGTTGAAACAGCAAAAGAGGGAACTTTAAAACCGGGTTTCTCATATTAA
- a CDS encoding vWA domain-containing protein gives MSKMKKLLALLLSCLLVFSVVFPFGATETEAASKQISDISKKNSKYKAAKWTIDNDYLQLYKGNKFQSGTLVMEWQMLQFLAKMDKNYHFNTNDKDMLYEYYGDLNIPLYGVNNKSKRNANISRGHFARLYAAVNGLDLSEIQAVKYLYMNEITTGTTGKRTYEDYKPTRNINRGDMAVFMYRINQQGKLAIEGLTSNPLGKDNNKITLPVNFVESKNGTVTIPTTPGKNTDDKATRPDVYKAVKKINVENEELTANGVDSTLITIDLRDSYGNDISYDESLAFKVTSKAGAKISETNTSTSGQSTTVYTDGPQLSVYVTAPALTKSVVDTIRFEMVNPSEKYYTYKNQVIEASVRYVPKAELRITYEVFDPEQTEWNGGTVDPGVRPLPVLPQGVVGTTTVPYTQNGIITITDYDPDLKVMTGSKWENYTTADGKLTQGQVTSSEIQYGNADLKLEGQIISVWLFEQILDYMIEGPKEESAWGGLGNAKVMYTVNNEGRATYDLQGVMSEEDTEAFDSMLHAVIIYLTDKFLPIADQVTLAHEESVEVIKAMYDRLGQIDKNLLRKNYADLIGKLEGAAAKVKVLLAGKELQQRPDGMDRYTKVIVNLVAPGGVIITDYKGTVEVTFNGKTRVVSFDTNTKDYNNGTGSRGSAVVYFDDILYGKSQVKARLIDLDPRYDKVVQSLKNTTVSEQIFANPRYGNNLCSVESEVMFVVDHSGSMKVRDAKNYTANKVKQTIKQIGANPSHVYRFNNRPTYEAKGEAEDVSSIGSLLTYQNENRSTNIVKALETAISNFTTNQYTSKAIVLVTDGYSNSNGLDKVLNDAKKKGIAIHTVSVGSYTAVNEKLLKDISSETNGTYQNITSIENLHSSLQAIITTILCKTPVMNNSCLVGDTIFNNTEVRIETSKVTILADVNTGCDNVKGVRVVFISPNGDVKYDLPARGSSRYMHRPNLYEFPEFDLYAEVEFQAIDVSGNIIGTKIHNM, from the coding sequence ATGAGTAAAATGAAAAAACTATTGGCCTTGCTGCTCAGTTGCCTTCTGGTATTTTCCGTCGTATTTCCGTTCGGTGCTACGGAAACGGAGGCCGCAAGCAAGCAAATTTCGGATATATCGAAAAAAAATTCGAAATATAAAGCAGCCAAGTGGACGATCGATAATGATTATTTGCAGTTGTATAAAGGCAATAAGTTTCAGTCCGGGACACTTGTAATGGAATGGCAGATGCTGCAGTTTTTAGCGAAGATGGACAAAAACTATCATTTCAATACAAATGATAAAGATATGCTCTATGAGTATTATGGCGATTTGAATATTCCGCTCTATGGCGTGAATAATAAATCAAAGCGCAATGCCAATATTTCACGGGGCCACTTTGCAAGGCTTTATGCGGCGGTAAATGGTCTTGATTTATCCGAGATCCAGGCTGTCAAATATTTATATATGAACGAAATTACAACAGGTACAACCGGAAAACGCACATATGAAGACTATAAACCGACACGCAATATTAACCGCGGTGATATGGCGGTCTTCATGTACCGCATCAATCAGCAAGGAAAATTGGCAATCGAAGGTCTGACAAGTAATCCGTTAGGCAAAGACAATAATAAAATCACGTTGCCGGTGAACTTTGTTGAGAGTAAGAACGGAACTGTGACGATTCCGACAACACCAGGTAAAAACACGGATGATAAAGCGACACGTCCGGATGTTTATAAAGCGGTAAAAAAGATTAATGTAGAAAACGAAGAGCTAACAGCAAACGGCGTTGATTCAACTTTAATTACTATCGATTTGCGTGATAGCTACGGCAATGACATTTCATATGATGAATCATTGGCATTTAAAGTGACTTCAAAAGCCGGAGCAAAAATATCCGAAACGAATACAAGTACAAGCGGCCAATCAACAACGGTTTATACTGATGGTCCACAGCTTAGCGTATATGTAACGGCTCCTGCTTTAACAAAGTCAGTAGTCGATACAATCCGCTTCGAGATGGTTAACCCATCAGAAAAGTATTACACATACAAAAATCAGGTCATTGAAGCGTCTGTCCGTTATGTGCCAAAAGCGGAACTTCGTATTACTTATGAAGTGTTTGATCCGGAGCAGACAGAATGGAATGGCGGAACGGTTGATCCCGGGGTACGACCATTACCTGTATTACCTCAGGGTGTTGTTGGGACAACGACAGTACCATATACACAAAACGGGATTATTACAATTACGGATTACGATCCTGATTTAAAAGTGATGACAGGGTCTAAATGGGAGAACTATACAACTGCTGACGGGAAACTGACACAAGGCCAGGTTACTTCCAGCGAAATACAGTACGGGAATGCGGATCTGAAGCTTGAAGGTCAAATTATTTCGGTTTGGCTGTTTGAACAAATTCTCGACTATATGATTGAAGGACCAAAAGAGGAGTCTGCTTGGGGTGGTCTCGGTAATGCTAAAGTCATGTACACGGTCAACAATGAGGGACGTGCCACATATGATTTGCAAGGTGTTATGAGTGAAGAAGATACCGAAGCATTCGATTCGATGCTCCATGCGGTCATTATTTATTTAACAGACAAGTTTTTACCGATCGCCGACCAGGTGACATTAGCACATGAAGAATCGGTTGAAGTCATTAAAGCGATGTATGATCGCTTAGGCCAAATCGACAAAAACTTATTGCGAAAAAATTATGCGGACCTTATCGGTAAGCTGGAGGGTGCCGCTGCGAAAGTTAAAGTATTGCTTGCAGGAAAAGAACTGCAGCAACGCCCGGATGGCATGGACCGTTATACAAAGGTAATCGTAAACCTTGTCGCACCAGGCGGGGTAATTATTACCGACTATAAAGGAACAGTGGAAGTTACATTTAACGGCAAAACACGTGTCGTATCATTTGATACAAATACGAAAGACTATAATAACGGCACAGGCAGCCGAGGATCTGCTGTCGTATACTTTGATGATATTTTATATGGCAAATCACAGGTTAAGGCACGCTTGATCGATTTGGATCCGCGTTATGATAAAGTTGTGCAAAGTCTGAAAAATACAACGGTGTCTGAACAGATTTTTGCCAATCCGCGCTATGGAAACAATTTATGTTCCGTGGAATCAGAAGTGATGTTCGTCGTGGACCACTCAGGCTCGATGAAAGTGCGGGATGCAAAAAATTATACAGCGAATAAAGTGAAGCAAACGATCAAACAAATCGGGGCAAACCCAAGTCATGTATACCGTTTTAATAATCGTCCAACTTATGAAGCAAAAGGTGAAGCGGAAGACGTTTCAAGTATTGGCAGCTTACTAACGTATCAAAATGAAAACCGGTCGACAAATATTGTAAAAGCTCTTGAAACAGCTATCAGTAATTTCACGACAAACCAGTATACAAGTAAAGCCATTGTCCTTGTGACTGACGGTTATTCAAACAGTAACGGACTCGATAAAGTGCTGAATGATGCCAAAAAGAAAGGCATTGCCATCCATACTGTTTCGGTTGGATCATATACAGCGGTAAATGAAAAACTGTTGAAAGACATTTCATCCGAAACAAATGGCACATATCAAAATATTACATCGATAGAAAACTTGCACAGCTCTTTGCAGGCGATCATTACAACGATTTTATGTAAAACACCTGTTATGAACAACAGCTGTCTAGTAGGGGATACAATCTTTAACAATACCGAGGTGCGTATCGAAACATCAAAAGTAACGATTTTGGCAGATGTGAATACAGGATGCGACAATGTAAAAGGTGTACGCGTTGTATTTATTTCCCCGAATGGCGATGTTAAATACGATTTGCCGGCAAGAGGTTCATCGCGCTATATGCATCGACCGAATCTTTATGAGTTCCCGGAATTCGATTTATATGCAGAGGTAGAATTCCAGGCAATTGATGTATCAGGAAACATCATCGGGACTAAAATTCATAATATGTGA
- a CDS encoding S-layer homology domain-containing protein, whose translation MRKKLCFTFLLAYSFFLMLLPSSGSAQSLDLTGGIKNEYEYEEYFFLTGKPIKFTGTNKNATISTRESKGKLTETYKFTLAGPNGEKLTRNFTYTYDVTNYDQVGQSSATGEVTKFTEKIIVGDRTFTLADYQLSKSTITDKRPASDYYSGNAIARKTYTETTGRGKNAVTKTITVHADSRHEGYENFWGATETQITDFEIEFDDGTIGTVKNKVSTSKSRTLEYNENDASLSSFYGNYKTISSADSLSEYEYDLPDSEGTVASNIDYMPKLEMLKIPKFRDLSSNWAREQIEKLYSLGILDDQSNFYSPNTPVQRYDFAVAVGKAIDLRVLEETNRQKTQPSIFKDVKRTVKDYNYLVATVDKGVIKGKNPTTFDPDGFLTRQQAATILVRALGLEGKAPEPGYTTDYKDDYRITDYARDAIYVATQLGLMSGSDGYFNPKGTLTRAQSSAIIERFLRYLETDLKENYRDNILFFN comes from the coding sequence GTGAGAAAAAAACTTTGCTTCACCTTCCTATTGGCATACTCATTTTTTCTGATGCTGCTCCCTTCATCAGGTTCCGCACAATCTCTTGATCTAACAGGCGGTATAAAAAACGAATATGAGTATGAAGAATACTTTTTCTTAACAGGAAAGCCGATTAAATTTACGGGGACAAATAAAAACGCAACGATTTCAACGAGAGAATCTAAAGGCAAGTTAACAGAGACATATAAGTTTACGTTGGCTGGACCAAATGGAGAAAAACTGACGCGGAATTTTACGTATACATACGATGTTACAAACTATGACCAAGTAGGGCAAAGTTCTGCAACGGGTGAGGTTACAAAATTCACCGAAAAAATTATAGTTGGCGACAGAACATTTACATTGGCGGATTACCAGCTTTCCAAAAGTACGATTACAGACAAGCGTCCGGCGTCCGACTATTATTCAGGCAATGCGATTGCCCGCAAAACATATACCGAAACGACAGGACGAGGCAAGAACGCTGTTACAAAAACGATAACGGTACATGCTGATAGCCGACATGAAGGATATGAAAACTTCTGGGGGGCAACTGAAACACAGATTACGGATTTCGAGATTGAATTTGATGATGGGACAATCGGTACAGTGAAAAACAAAGTATCGACATCTAAATCACGTACGTTGGAATATAACGAAAATGATGCATCTTTATCAAGTTTTTACGGCAACTATAAAACGATTAGCTCTGCCGATTCGCTATCGGAATATGAATACGATTTACCTGATAGTGAAGGAACGGTCGCAAGCAATATCGACTATATGCCGAAGCTGGAAATGCTGAAAATCCCTAAGTTCCGTGATTTATCTTCCAACTGGGCACGTGAGCAAATTGAAAAATTGTACTCACTTGGCATATTGGATGATCAATCAAACTTCTATTCACCAAATACTCCCGTACAGCGCTATGATTTTGCAGTTGCTGTTGGTAAAGCAATTGACCTGCGTGTATTGGAAGAAACAAACCGCCAAAAGACTCAGCCCTCTATTTTTAAAGACGTGAAGCGCACAGTGAAAGACTACAATTACCTGGTGGCAACCGTTGATAAAGGAGTTATTAAAGGAAAAAATCCGACGACATTTGATCCCGACGGTTTTTTAACACGTCAGCAGGCAGCGACAATTTTAGTGCGTGCACTTGGGCTGGAAGGAAAAGCACCTGAACCGGGCTATACAACAGACTATAAAGATGATTACAGAATTACGGATTATGCACGCGATGCAATTTATGTCGCAACACAGTTAGGGCTAATGTCAGGCAGCGACGGTTATTTCAATCCGAAAGGAACGCTGACACGTGCACAATCTTCCGCAATCATTGAACGATTTTTACGTTACTTGGAAACAGATTTAAAAGAGAATTACCGAGACAATATTCTGTTCTTTAACTAA
- a CDS encoding phosphate ABC transporter ATPase: MLKKIISVLMAITFALAILPTGQQAEASNTYTFMKANYNETEDKKGNVTRTLKSVTLKNSAGKTATFNLANTQKYYINNTLTTIAGFKAGMSVTIKLNLGKITEMRGSTNVEGGSIIENSKQVTGAVTQIDPNGLQIRVKIDGSSTKNYTVTNNTEVFKGNSSVDLSTLYVGDRVRLKFATANTSRIAEITIMSTANMVTELYKADLNTVNTNKNSLNVKNAHPLLNWRFGTVRTKTQATFNFTNNTSIYVGNKKISKSQLKKYKNSELYFVTKTQFSKEVIEKIIVLAKNERTFYQPITSVNLGVNTLQLKNSLKLNYHNGSILIRNGRLVEPEGLIALDLAQNPISTTAFVLTDGAAKSDYAHIVNITNDAYLAPNLSKYKLYFGRIDVADLDAYEVELSDLQRFDNHFWNTDKSIASFAYSNSTIASELDGSKQFKVIPELDLDLYDNYTNSPNPYYGYFFVNDGHIEGIHFVPNEKLATLTLTGRANSINFNTKKISVVNSSQWSKDGHWSYRFGSLSLDLSKAMIIKDGEVIDITDLKKADHVTAIARSTSEVYVLLVN, encoded by the coding sequence TTGCTTAAAAAAATCATTTCCGTATTAATGGCAATTACTTTTGCTTTGGCGATATTACCGACAGGGCAGCAAGCTGAAGCATCGAATACATATACATTCATGAAAGCAAATTATAATGAAACCGAAGACAAGAAAGGGAATGTCACACGGACATTAAAAAGTGTCACATTAAAAAACAGCGCAGGGAAAACCGCAACATTTAACCTTGCCAATACGCAGAAGTATTATATTAATAATACGCTGACAACAATTGCAGGATTTAAAGCAGGCATGAGTGTCACGATTAAATTAAACTTAGGCAAAATTACAGAAATGCGTGGATCTACTAATGTAGAAGGCGGTTCCATCATCGAAAACAGCAAACAAGTAACAGGTGCTGTGACGCAAATTGATCCGAACGGTTTGCAGATCCGTGTGAAAATCGATGGTTCTTCAACTAAAAATTATACAGTGACAAATAATACGGAAGTGTTCAAAGGAAATTCATCTGTAGATTTAAGCACACTTTATGTGGGAGACCGTGTCCGCTTGAAATTTGCAACAGCCAACACTTCCCGTATCGCCGAAATTACAATTATGAGCACAGCCAATATGGTAACAGAATTATACAAAGCAGATTTAAATACGGTTAACACAAACAAGAATTCGCTAAATGTTAAAAATGCGCATCCTTTACTAAACTGGCGCTTTGGAACAGTAAGAACGAAAACACAGGCAACATTTAATTTTACAAACAATACAAGTATTTACGTAGGAAATAAAAAAATCTCCAAAAGCCAATTAAAAAAATATAAAAATAGTGAGCTTTATTTTGTAACAAAAACTCAGTTCAGCAAAGAAGTAATCGAAAAAATTATCGTATTAGCTAAAAATGAGCGTACATTCTATCAACCTATTACGAGTGTCAATCTGGGTGTGAATACGCTGCAGCTCAAAAATTCATTAAAATTAAATTACCATAACGGTTCGATTTTAATACGCAATGGCCGTTTAGTAGAACCTGAAGGCCTTATTGCACTTGATTTAGCTCAAAATCCGATTTCGACAACGGCATTTGTATTAACGGATGGTGCGGCTAAGAGTGATTATGCCCATATCGTCAACATTACAAATGATGCTTATTTAGCACCGAATCTATCAAAATATAAACTGTACTTTGGTCGAATTGATGTAGCGGATTTAGATGCATATGAAGTGGAATTATCGGATTTACAACGTTTCGATAATCATTTCTGGAACACGGACAAGTCTATTGCATCATTTGCTTACAGTAATTCAACAATCGCATCAGAACTGGATGGGTCTAAGCAATTTAAAGTCATTCCGGAACTGGATCTTGATTTATATGATAATTACACAAATTCACCAAACCCATATTACGGATATTTCTTTGTAAATGATGGTCATATCGAGGGCATTCATTTTGTGCCTAATGAAAAACTGGCTACGTTAACATTAACAGGCCGTGCAAATTCGATAAATTTCAATACGAAAAAGATATCTGTTGTAAACAGCAGCCAGTGGAGTAAAGACGGCCACTGGAGCTACCGTTTCGGTTCGCTTTCGCTCGATTTATCAAAAGCAATGATTATTAAAGATGGCGAAGTAATCGACATTACGGATCTTAAAAAGGCAGATCATGTAACAGCGATTGCACGTTCAACATCGGAAGTTTATGTATTGCTAGTAAACTAA
- the yihA gene encoding ribosome biogenesis GTP-binding protein YihA/YsxC, translated as MKVHNVEMIGSFVRPEQFPEDGLPEFALAGRSNVGKSSFINRMIGRKAMARISSKPGKTQQLNFYKIEEQLYYVDVPGYGYAKVSKSERAAWGRMIEQYFMSREQLRAVVLIVDIRHNPTSDDCMMYDFLKHYNIPVIVVATKADKIPKGKWDKHKKIVRETLQMEKQDPLIVFSSEKGLGFEEAWAEIESRM; from the coding sequence ATGAAAGTCCATAACGTAGAAATGATCGGCAGCTTTGTCCGACCAGAACAGTTCCCGGAAGACGGGCTACCTGAATTCGCTTTAGCGGGTCGTTCAAATGTCGGCAAATCTTCGTTTATCAATCGTATGATTGGCCGTAAAGCAATGGCGCGTATTTCGTCAAAACCTGGTAAAACACAACAGCTGAACTTCTATAAAATTGAAGAACAGCTCTATTATGTTGACGTACCAGGATACGGCTATGCAAAAGTTTCAAAATCAGAACGTGCAGCATGGGGAAGAATGATTGAGCAGTACTTTATGAGCCGCGAACAATTAAGAGCGGTTGTCTTAATTGTAGATATTCGTCATAACCCAACTTCAGATGACTGCATGATGTATGATTTTTTAAAGCATTACAATATCCCGGTAATTGTTGTCGCAACTAAGGCTGACAAAATTCCGAAAGGAAAATGGGATAAGCATAAAAAGATTGTTCGCGAAACATTACAAATGGAAAAGCAAGATCCATTAATTGTGTTTTCTTCTGAAAAAGGTCTTGGTTTTGAAGAAGCTTGGGCCGAAATTGAATCACGCATGTAA